The following are encoded in a window of Mycolicibacterium tusciae JS617 genomic DNA:
- a CDS encoding phosphoadenylyl-sulfate reductase — protein MTDLVHEIDLIALAERGAAELDGASANDLLRWTDENFGGNYIVASNMQDAVLVDLAAKVRPGVDVLFLDTGYHFVETIGTRDAVEAVYDINVVNVTPENSVAKQDELFGKDLFAREASECCRMRKVEPLSKALRGYSAWVTGIRRVEAPTRANAPLISWDKAFGLVKINPIAAWSDEDMQNYIDANDVLVNPLVFEGYPSIGCAPCTAKPVEGADPRSGRWAGQTKTECGLHAS, from the coding sequence ATGACAGACCTTGTTCATGAGATCGACCTGATCGCGTTGGCCGAACGCGGCGCGGCGGAACTCGACGGTGCCAGTGCGAATGACCTGCTGCGCTGGACCGACGAGAACTTCGGCGGTAACTACATCGTGGCGTCCAACATGCAGGACGCGGTGCTCGTCGACCTGGCGGCCAAGGTGCGCCCCGGAGTCGACGTGCTGTTCCTGGACACCGGCTACCACTTCGTCGAGACGATCGGCACCCGGGACGCCGTCGAGGCCGTCTACGACATCAACGTCGTCAACGTGACACCGGAGAACAGCGTGGCCAAGCAGGACGAGCTGTTCGGCAAGGATCTGTTCGCGCGCGAAGCCAGTGAGTGCTGCCGGATGCGCAAGGTCGAACCGCTCTCCAAGGCGCTGCGCGGCTATTCCGCTTGGGTCACCGGCATCCGTCGGGTCGAGGCACCGACGCGGGCCAACGCGCCGCTCATCAGCTGGGACAAGGCTTTCGGACTGGTGAAGATCAACCCGATAGCAGCGTGGTCGGACGAAGACATGCAGAACTACATCGACGCCAACGATGTGCTCGTCAATCCGCTGGTCTTCGAAGGCTATCCGTCGATCGGCTGCGCGCCCTGCACGGCCAAGCCGGTCGAGGGCGCAGACCCGCGCAGTGGCCGGTGGGCGGGCCAGACCAAGACGGAATGTGGGCTGCACGCGTCGTGA